Part of the Nostoc sp. ATCC 53789 genome, AGTTTTGGTATTTGTCTTTGCCCTAGTCGCAGTTAGCGCCCGCATATTTTTACCCTCTGATATGGCAGCACCCGCACCAATTGAAGAGGTTGGGGTAAGTTCTCAACCCACTCCCGCTAATTTGCCACCAGCAATCCAAAACTCAGCTAGTTAACTCAATAAACGCCAGAAGTGTCTGAGCAACTACTACCGGGGTATATTATTCGCCGTGGTTCCTTATTGGAGCGATCGCTACTGCTTAAGTTCATGCACCGAACTTACCAGGATCTCTTTCCCAATGAGGATTTTTCTCACCTAGAGCAAACGGTTAAGCAATACTTTTCTAGTGATACGCCTTTGTGGTGGGTAGAAGAGGATGGGGAGCAGGGGGACAAGGGGACAAGGGGACAAGGGGACAAGGAGAATAATTATAGTCAATTCCCAATTCCCAATTCCCAATTCCCCATTGCTTGCCTTTGGGTGGGCAATGCCATAGATCAAGTGCAGGGTAATCGTCATGCTCACATCTTTATCCTCTACGTTGTACCAGAACATCGGCGGCAAGGTGTTGGTACAGCCTTGATGCAATATGTAGAAAATTGGGCTATTCAAAGAGGCGATCGCCAGATTGGATTACAAGTGTTTCAATCAAACAAACCCGCATTAAATCTTTACAATCAGTTAGGTTATCAAACCCAATCCCTGTGGATGGTAAAATTCCTGAGTGCAGAAAAATAAAATAGAGGATAGCCGTAATATACTTTAGTGTTTGAGTATGTGGCGGTTCTCGTTTGGATAAAATTCGACGAGGGGAAAAGAAAGTGTATAATTACGCAACTTATAAAGTTTTAACTTATTGGCACGGGGGATTATGTGTTAATCCCTTTTCGGGATTGAAATGAAATTATGTATGACGAAGACGATCTAAGCCTACTCGATATTGAGGAGGAACTAGAAAGCCCCCTAGATAAAATAGAGCCATTAACTGACGATTCAGTTGTGGTGAAGCCCGATCCTGAAGTAATGCTAGCCCTCCTGGAAAATCCCCAGCCCCAGCAAAGAATGCTAGCGGCGCGTGCTTTTTGTGATATAGAAGATGCGCG contains:
- a CDS encoding GNAT family N-acetyltransferase, whose amino-acid sequence is MSEQLLPGYIIRRGSLLERSLLLKFMHRTYQDLFPNEDFSHLEQTVKQYFSSDTPLWWVEEDGEQGDKGTRGQGDKENNYSQFPIPNSQFPIACLWVGNAIDQVQGNRHAHIFILYVVPEHRRQGVGTALMQYVENWAIQRGDRQIGLQVFQSNKPALNLYNQLGYQTQSLWMVKFLSAEK